CCGAGGGGCAAAGTTTCCCCATCCTCAACCGCTATGTGGATATAAAAATAGTCTCTGATGTCTACTTCAGGAGACAAACGTTTCAAGAACACGAGGCACTGGCTGTTGCTGGAGAGCTGTACGAACATCGCCTCCGCCACAAGATGCAGGTGGAGCTGGAGCGGATCACCCTGGACCGGCTTTTCTGTTGGTGCTATCGATCCGGCCACACGCCCCACTTTGTGATGGTGAGCGGCGTGGCTGGGATTGGCAAGAGCACCCTAGCTCAGAAGTTTGTCTTTGACTGGGCCACTGGGAAACACTACCAGAAATTCACTTTCGTTTTCTTCTTCAAATTCCGAGACCTCAACGCGATGGGGGGGAAGACCAGCCTAGAAAGCCTGATCCGACAGGAGTACCCCAATTTACGCTCTAAACTTGACGCAATTCTACAGGAACCCCAAAAATTGCTGTTCATATTTGACGGTTTGGATGAGAGCAACAGTAACCTTGACTTTGGCAGGAACGCAGAATTTTGTGCCCAGCCAGGAGATGCGAAACCGGTCGGGGTGATTGTGGCCAGCTTGCTGAAAGAGAAGCTTCTGAAGGGATGTTCCGTCCTCCTGACCAGCCGCCCAAGCAACCTTGCCCGTTTGGAGAGAGGGGTCCTCCACAGAGTGGCCAGTATTGTGGGCTTcctctcccaggaaagagaaaagtACTTCCACAACTTCTTTGGAGAAGCTGCGGTGGCCAAGGAGGCTTTGGCCCATGTGAGGGAGAGCCAGGTTCTCTACACCCTCTGTTACAATCCTTCTTACTGCTGGATTACTTGCACAGCCTTGCAGCCTTGCTTCACCTCCGAGGCCGGACAGCCACATCCCCTTCCCAAAACGGTAACTCAGCTTTTCGTAAGCTACATCAGGCACGTGATGGTCAATCACACCAAGGAGCTCCCTGAGCGTGAAAGGGCACGGGAGATGATGATAcaacttggctggctggctgagtaCGGCCTCCAGCATCACACTCTTCTGTTTGATCAGGCGCTATTGGAAGCGTTTCATGTGGATTCATCTCCCCTCGTCAAAACCTTCCTGGTGGAAAACATACAAAGTGCCACTTCACCCCCGGTCGTCACCTATTCTTTTGTCCACCTCACTGTCCAAGAGTTTTTTGCTGCCCTTGTCCATTACTTAGACTTCAAGGAGGACAATTTTGGAGACATAATGGCAGCAGTCCAAAATGACCAAGGTGGGGAGTATGAAATTTTTCTTCGCTtcctctctggcttgtctcatTTTGCAACCAGGGCACCGTTGGAGTCTATTCTGGGGAAGTTCTCACCAGTGACCACTAGGCAAGTCCTTGACTGGATCATGAAGACGGACTGCAGTGATTTCCTCCATATGGAAGGGCATCTTGATGGGGAAAAGAAGACATTGAATTTCTTCAATTTGCTTTTCGAGGCACACAACAAGCAACTTGTGCGTCAGGCACTGGGGAGTGATGTCTCCATGGACTTTTCGGAACAGTACCTGATGCCTGTGGACTGTGTCATCCTTGCTTATGCGATGAGTTGCTGCGATAAGATTGACTTCCTAAATCTTGATACGTGCTTCATTCAGAACGAGGGACTGCAGAGGCTCAGCCTTGAGCTGCACAGAGTCAGAGAACTGAGGTAAGCAGCTGAAATGCAATTCATGGCTGATGTCAAATTACAAATACAGACGTGCCtcggatcccgaatgccttgggagtcgaaagtttcagctcccaaacaatcaaaaactggaagtgagtttcagtttttgaatgttcttttggaagccgaacgtccgacggggcttctgcagcttccgattggctgcaggagcttcctgcaaccaatcagaagctgtgttttggaagtcaaacatttcgGACATCGAAcgaacttccagaatggattctgctcagcttctgaggtacaactgtacttccgCATTGAATTTTGTCTTTCAACCTTGCTAAATCTGCCCaacctgacacccccccccccaaactgaaaCAGCACCTGCAGATGGATTGGGGCCCATGGTTCCAACTACTTTAAATACCCATTTATTTCAGGTATCTGCCacagagggacgtgggtggcgctgtggtttaaaccacagagcctagggcttgctgatcaggaagtcggtggttcgaatccccgcaacggggtgagctcccgttgctcggtccctgctcctgccaacctagcagttcaaaagcacgtcaaagtgcaagtagataaataggtaccgctccggtgggaaggtaaacggcgtttccgtgcgctgctctggttcaccagaaggggcttagtcacgccggccacatgacccggaagctgtacgccagccaataaaacgagatgagcgccgcaaccccagagtcggacacgactggacctaatggtcaggggtccctttacctttatctgccACAGAGCCAGGTTAGGCCTTGGGCATCTGAAAGAGTCTTCCTAACCAAAGGTCCCTGCGCTCAGTGACTAGAGCCGAGGACTGGCACAGGAGCAGGAGACTGAAGCCAATatcataaggttaccagatgtccccgttttccagggacagcccccagatttacaaatcagtcccctgacataATCCATCTaattagtaggaagttgaaaagtgtccccggattcattgggggggaaaatctggtaaccttacaataTCAGGATCAAAATCGGCAAAAGTTTTTGCCCTTTCGAAGAGGCTGCAGATGCAGAGACAGGCAGGCTCCAAGTGTTCATATTAGGCCTTGCCAGTACAGAAGCTTCATACAGTCTGCCAGTTGCGAAGGTCAAAGGTGGTTAGGGGAAGCTATGACTCTTAAAGTGGACTAATAGTTATGTAAATATATTGTGTGGATGTGGCCCTTGCCTACCTCCCCCTCTGTCCTTTCCCCATCAAGGCAGATGATGTCTGTTagcttgggggcaggggaagtggggggggggggagagaaccatccAACTACAGCATGTCCCAGTTTTGATGAAAAAGCCTCCCAAACCAGCTTCCAAATTATCAGTGAGAGGACAGTCCCTTCCTTCAGTCCCACAATATAAAGGATGTGACCCAAGGTCTACAGTGACTACTAAATGCTTTTTGCATTCCTATAAATTCTTTCTCCTTTCACAGGCTTCGAAATAACGATCTGAGCAATCCATCCGCAATAGAGCTTGTTTCTATCTTGAAACATCAAGATTGCCGACTGGAAAGCCTGAGGTATGTTTGTTGCAGCTAATGGGCTATTCCTTACCAAATCCTCACTGGGTCTGCCCCGGAAGAGCCAGAAGGTATTTTTGGGAAAGGCGCCCTCTAGCAAATGTTCCTGACTCAAAACTAAATTGGAAACATTTTGCTCTCGTGCCCTTTGAATTCTGATTCCTTTCACAATCTGTTCTGTTGCGAGTTGTGGGCGGTTTTGTTAGATAACAGAGGTGGGTGAATGTGTAAGCTTCGGTTTCTCttagggtggatttgatttaaatcaaattgatttaaatcacgatttgaATCACTAGTCAGCAAGACTTGATTTTATAGAAAGTTCTTTATAGCAAGTTATGCCAACTGGATCGATGTCACGATCTACAGGAATAAACCATAGGAAAAGTTCAGATTGGCAGTCGTCATTACAACCATCTTTGTCAAAGCCCAGCAGAATCTcacatttatttatctgttaTCAAGACCTGACACTCGCCACTCAATGCTTCACTGCTTGTTTAATACATTTTCATGAAACAAATGTATAGGCGATCAGGTACTCTTGGAGgcatgaaagagagaa
This is a stretch of genomic DNA from Lacerta agilis isolate rLacAgi1 chromosome 17, rLacAgi1.pri, whole genome shotgun sequence. It encodes these proteins:
- the LOC117038997 gene encoding NACHT, LRR and PYD domains-containing protein 4C-like encodes the protein MAANCRGVVITEGDLQCFGEHLEAFAEGQLRRVTEYFHPDMIYVIENDIAPVVQELRSRRVITPEQAQIYEKIEKRQDSTAAAEKLVADLTSNKALAIGLWKSLYALRRDWSHPNLEVMVGEITRKDQALLKEILLNETGHNLAPEMKACQDEHRRILCEQTKLLKETGPRTRPEGQSFPILNRYVDIKIVSDVYFRRQTFQEHEALAVAGELYEHRLRHKMQVELERITLDRLFCWCYRSGHTPHFVMVSGVAGIGKSTLAQKFVFDWATGKHYQKFTFVFFFKFRDLNAMGGKTSLESLIRQEYPNLRSKLDAILQEPQKLLFIFDGLDESNSNLDFGRNAEFCAQPGDAKPVGVIVASLLKEKLLKGCSVLLTSRPSNLARLERGVLHRVASIVGFLSQEREKYFHNFFGEAAVAKEALAHVRESQVLYTLCYNPSYCWITCTALQPCFTSEAGQPHPLPKTVTQLFVSYIRHVMVNHTKELPERERAREMMIQLGWLAEYGLQHHTLLFDQALLEAFHVDSSPLVKTFLVENIQSATSPPVVTYSFVHLTVQEFFAALVHYLDFKEDNFGDIMAAVQNDQGGEYEIFLRFLSGLSHFATRAPLESILGKFSPVTTRQVLDWIMKTDCSDFLHMEGHLDGEKKTLNFFNLLFEAHNKQLVRQALGSDVSMDFSEQYLMPVDCVILAYAMSCCDKIDFLNLDTCFIQNEGLQRLSLELHRVRELRLRNNDLSNPSAIELVSILKHQDCRLESLSLANNALTGQCCKDLSLALLENRTLLNLDLSKNKLRDQGLSGLLQLLSSPQSRIQKLVIQENALSDMSFRALCSALANNTSLRYLDVSGNPFTDECVEDVHTLVLTSPALTEISLNLTDITPTMEEHLRKLEGCREGFKIYI